In one Limosilactobacillus oris genomic region, the following are encoded:
- the dnaN gene encoding DNA polymerase III subunit beta → MNFTINRTAFINQLNNVLRAISSKTTIPILTGLKMVVDTDRIVLTGSNSDITIESVIDASDEDYGLTVKEAGAIVLPARFFSEIVKKLPDKQVTIEVTSVFQTDITSGTAKFQINGQDASNFPHLPEIESDNTITLPTDVLKEVIRQTVIAVSKQESRPILAGVHFTLKDGLLTAVATDSHRLAQRKVALENVDSSINFDIIIPGKSLDELSGMMGDGIEDVKVQVSENQVLFIFGNTHFYSRLLEGNYPETSQLIPTTSDTTVEVEAGTFLSSIDRASLLSHESRNDVVKLTIQPANQRVKISSDSPDIGTVEEEVATTALEGQDLEISFNPNYMKDALRSFGQSTIRISFTSALRPFTLVPTEDTENFVHLITPVRTF, encoded by the coding sequence ATGAATTTCACAATCAATCGGACTGCGTTCATCAACCAATTAAACAACGTTCTTCGTGCCATTTCATCTAAAACCACCATTCCAATCTTAACTGGATTAAAGATGGTTGTTGACACTGACCGCATTGTCCTCACCGGGAGTAATTCCGACATTACGATTGAAAGTGTCATCGATGCAAGCGATGAAGACTACGGATTAACCGTCAAAGAAGCAGGGGCCATTGTGTTACCCGCCCGTTTCTTCAGCGAAATCGTTAAGAAGCTGCCAGACAAGCAAGTAACAATTGAAGTTACTAGTGTTTTCCAAACCGACATTACTTCCGGAACCGCGAAGTTCCAAATTAATGGCCAGGATGCCAGCAACTTCCCCCACCTGCCAGAAATTGAATCTGATAACACGATTACCCTACCGACGGACGTCCTCAAAGAAGTCATCCGGCAAACAGTTATCGCAGTATCTAAGCAGGAAAGCCGGCCGATCCTTGCCGGGGTTCACTTTACGTTAAAGGACGGCCTGCTGACGGCAGTCGCAACCGATAGTCACCGCTTGGCGCAACGGAAAGTGGCCTTGGAAAATGTCGACAGCAGCATCAATTTTGACATCATTATTCCAGGAAAGAGTCTGGATGAGCTCTCGGGAATGATGGGCGATGGGATCGAAGATGTTAAGGTTCAGGTCAGCGAAAACCAAGTGCTGTTCATCTTTGGCAACACGCACTTCTATTCCCGGCTGCTGGAGGGGAATTACCCAGAAACCAGCCAGTTGATTCCAACAACGTCCGATACCACGGTGGAAGTGGAAGCGGGCACCTTCCTCTCCTCAATCGACCGGGCTTCCCTGCTGTCTCACGAAAGCCGTAACGACGTGGTTAAGTTGACGATCCAGCCAGCTAACCAGCGGGTCAAGATCAGCAGTGATTCTCCTGACATCGGGACCGTGGAAGAAGAGGTCGCAACGACTGCGCTTGAGGGCCAGGACCTGGAGATCTCCTTCAACCCGAACTACATGAAGGATGCTCTGCGTTCGTTTGGCCAGAGTACGATTCGCATCTCCTTTACCTCTGCTCTGCGGCCGTTTACCCTGGTGCCAACTGAAGACACCGAAAACTTTGTTCACCTGATTACCCCAGTGCGGACATTCTAG
- the yaaA gene encoding S4 domain-containing protein YaaA, whose translation MKKIMIDRPFITLGQLLKEEAIIPTGGAAKWYLKENTVLVNAEADNRRGRKLYPGDTVTLPDHRQLTIESK comes from the coding sequence ATGAAAAAAATTATGATTGACCGGCCATTCATTACCCTCGGTCAATTACTAAAAGAAGAGGCCATTATTCCGACCGGCGGGGCAGCTAAGTGGTACCTCAAGGAAAATACCGTTTTGGTCAACGCTGAAGCAGACAACCGGCGCGGACGGAAACTATACCCAGGGGACACCGTTACACTACCGGATCATCGTCAATTAACCATTGAAAGCAAGTAG
- the recF gene encoding DNA replication/repair protein RecF (All proteins in this family for which functions are known are DNA-binding proteins that assist the filamentation of RecA onto DNA for the initiation of recombination or recombinational repair.), producing the protein MILSELHLHHFRNYEDQTVHFAPGVNVLIGHNAQGKTNMLEAIYALSLTRSHRTNNDRELINWREKSASISGVVQKASGRVPLELQFTKEGKRAKVNHLEQARLAQYIGQLNAILFAPEDLSLVKGAPAVRRRFMDMEFSQMSSKYLYNASQYRSLLRQRNKYLKQLKYRQQHDRVLLDVLSDQLAAYGAELVVARFHFLQQLEKWAADLHYQISLNAEKLRLVYATQLKVTSETTVDDAYQQLLTIFKENKAREIDQGSTMFGPQRDDIRFLVNGKNVQSFGSQGQQRTTALAVKLAEIDLMKEQTGEYPLLLLDDVLSELDTVRQTHLLTAIQDKVQTFLTTTSLSDVARQLINEPTIFNIKNGTLIKEEE; encoded by the coding sequence ATGATTCTGTCGGAGCTACATTTACATCACTTTCGTAACTATGAAGACCAAACCGTTCACTTTGCTCCCGGAGTGAACGTTTTAATTGGTCATAATGCGCAGGGCAAGACCAACATGCTGGAAGCAATCTACGCCCTTTCATTGACCCGGAGTCACCGGACCAATAACGACCGGGAGCTGATTAATTGGCGGGAGAAGTCCGCCTCCATTAGTGGGGTTGTCCAGAAAGCCAGCGGAAGAGTACCGCTGGAGCTGCAATTTACCAAGGAGGGCAAGCGGGCGAAAGTCAACCACTTAGAGCAGGCCCGACTGGCCCAGTATATTGGTCAACTGAACGCGATTTTATTTGCGCCGGAGGACTTGTCCCTGGTTAAGGGGGCACCAGCAGTCCGGCGCCGTTTTATGGACATGGAATTTAGTCAGATGAGCAGCAAGTACCTGTACAACGCCAGCCAGTACCGTTCCCTGCTCCGGCAACGGAATAAGTATTTGAAGCAGCTCAAATATCGGCAGCAGCACGACCGGGTCTTGCTCGACGTGCTATCGGACCAGCTGGCGGCTTACGGGGCCGAATTGGTGGTGGCGCGGTTCCACTTCCTCCAGCAGCTGGAAAAGTGGGCAGCAGACCTGCACTACCAGATTTCTTTGAATGCGGAAAAGCTGCGCTTGGTGTATGCCACCCAGCTGAAGGTCACGTCGGAAACAACGGTGGACGATGCCTACCAGCAGCTGCTGACGATTTTTAAGGAGAATAAGGCCCGGGAAATCGACCAGGGGAGTACGATGTTTGGCCCCCAGCGAGACGATATCCGCTTCCTGGTTAACGGCAAGAACGTTCAATCGTTCGGCTCCCAAGGGCAGCAACGGACAACGGCCCTGGCGGTAAAATTGGCGGAGATTGACTTGATGAAGGAGCAGACTGGTGAGTACCCGCTGCTGCTCCTTGATGATGTCCTCTCAGAACTGGATACGGTCCGTCAGACGCACTTGTTAACGGCAATCCAGGATAAGGTTCAGACCTTTTTGACGACGACCAGTCTGAGTGACGTTGCCCGGCAGCTGATTAACGAACCCACGATTTTTAACATTAAGAATGGCACTTTGATTAAGGAGGAAGAATAG
- the gyrB gene encoding DNA topoisomerase (ATP-hydrolyzing) subunit B, translating to MSDEQKETKAQLASEYDASQIQVLKGLDAVRKRPGMYIGSTSAQGLHHLVWEIVDNGIDEALAGFCTEINVEVNPDNSITVRDNGRGIPVDIQGQTGKPALETVFTVLHAGGKFGGGGYKVSGGLHGVGASVVNALSTELDVKVARQGKEYYMDFDHGHVKTSMKVINDHLAEDIHGTTVHFKPDPAIFRETTVYNIKTLMNRLRELAFLNKGLKITIEDKRDDEPERQDFHYEGGIRHYVDYLNEDKTTLFEPPIYVEGKENGITVEVSLQYTDSYRSELLTFTNNIHTYEGGTHETGFKMALTRVINDYGHKANILKSNETLSGDDVREGMTAVVSIKHPDPQFEGQTKTKLGNSDARTATDHVFAATFNRFLMEHPDEARQIIEKGQLASKARVAAKRAREVTRKKSGLEISNLPGKLADNTSKDPNISELFIVEGDSAGGSAKQGRSRLTQAILPIRGKILNVEKATLDRVLANEEIRSLFTALGTGFGEDFDIDKANYHKLIIMTDADVDGAHIRTLLLTLIYRFMRPMITHGYVYIAQPPLYQVRQGKFVRYIESDEELEQVVNSLQPSPKPVIQRYKGLGEMDAEQLWETTMDPENRHLLRVQLDDAEQANEIFPMLMGTKVGPRRDFIEQNAKFVENLDL from the coding sequence GTGAGCGACGAACAAAAGGAAACCAAGGCGCAACTTGCTAGTGAATACGATGCTAGTCAAATTCAGGTTTTAAAGGGATTAGACGCTGTTCGTAAGCGGCCCGGAATGTACATCGGTTCTACTTCAGCCCAGGGGCTGCACCACCTGGTTTGGGAAATCGTCGACAACGGGATCGACGAAGCCCTGGCCGGTTTTTGTACTGAAATCAACGTCGAAGTCAACCCGGATAACAGTATTACCGTTCGCGACAACGGACGGGGGATTCCGGTCGACATCCAAGGCCAGACTGGTAAGCCCGCTCTGGAAACGGTCTTCACGGTCCTCCACGCTGGGGGAAAGTTTGGCGGTGGCGGCTACAAAGTCTCCGGTGGTTTGCACGGGGTCGGGGCCTCGGTAGTTAACGCCCTGTCCACTGAACTAGACGTGAAGGTTGCTCGGCAGGGGAAGGAATACTACATGGACTTCGACCACGGGCATGTTAAGACTTCCATGAAGGTCATTAACGACCACCTGGCAGAAGACATCCACGGGACGACCGTTCACTTCAAGCCGGATCCGGCAATTTTCCGCGAAACCACGGTTTACAACATCAAGACCCTGATGAACCGCCTGCGTGAACTGGCCTTCCTGAACAAGGGCCTTAAGATTACCATTGAGGATAAGCGCGATGACGAGCCAGAACGGCAGGACTTCCACTATGAGGGTGGGATCCGCCACTACGTCGACTACTTGAACGAGGATAAGACGACCCTGTTTGAGCCGCCGATTTACGTGGAGGGCAAGGAAAACGGTATTACCGTAGAAGTATCGCTCCAGTACACCGACTCCTACCGCAGTGAGCTGTTGACCTTTACCAACAACATCCACACTTACGAAGGGGGAACCCACGAGACCGGCTTCAAGATGGCCCTGACCCGGGTAATTAACGATTACGGGCACAAGGCGAACATCTTGAAGAGCAACGAAACTCTGTCCGGGGATGACGTTCGTGAAGGGATGACGGCGGTTGTTTCCATCAAGCACCCCGATCCGCAGTTTGAGGGTCAGACCAAGACCAAGCTGGGGAACTCCGATGCCCGGACGGCCACGGACCACGTCTTCGCGGCGACCTTCAACCGCTTCTTAATGGAACACCCGGATGAAGCCCGGCAGATTATCGAAAAGGGGCAGCTGGCTTCCAAGGCCCGGGTGGCAGCCAAGCGGGCCCGGGAAGTAACCCGGAAGAAGAGCGGGTTGGAAATCTCCAACCTGCCCGGCAAGCTGGCTGATAACACCAGTAAGGACCCGAATATCTCAGAATTATTCATCGTCGAGGGGGACTCCGCCGGTGGTTCTGCTAAGCAGGGGCGGTCGCGGCTGACCCAGGCCATCCTGCCAATTCGGGGGAAGATTTTGAACGTCGAAAAGGCAACCCTGGACCGGGTACTGGCCAACGAAGAAATCCGCTCCCTCTTTACGGCCCTGGGTACCGGCTTTGGCGAGGATTTCGATATTGACAAGGCCAACTACCACAAGCTGATTATCATGACCGATGCCGATGTCGATGGGGCCCACATTCGGACCCTGCTGCTAACCCTGATTTACCGCTTCATGCGGCCGATGATTACCCATGGCTACGTCTACATTGCCCAGCCACCGCTGTACCAAGTGCGGCAAGGTAAGTTTGTCCGCTACATCGAATCCGACGAGGAGCTGGAACAGGTAGTTAATTCCCTGCAACCGAGCCCGAAGCCGGTTATCCAGCGGTACAAGGGGCTTGGTGAAATGGATGCCGAACAGCTGTGGGAGACCACAATGGATCCAGAAAACCGGCACTTGCTCCGGGTTCAGTTAGACGACGCCGAACAGGCCAACGAAATTTTCCCAATGCTGATGGGAACCAAGGTTGGCCCGCGGCGGGACTTTATCGAGCAAAACGCCAAGTTTGTTGAAAACCTTGACTTGTAG
- the gyrA gene encoding DNA gyrase subunit A, with protein sequence MSNRITDVKLTSQMKNSFLDYAMSVIVSRALPDVRDGLKPVQRRILYGMNELGVTPDKPYKKSARIVGDVMGKFHPHGDSSIYEGLVRMAQDFSYRYMLVDGHGNFGSVDGDSAAAMRYTEARMSKIALEMLRDINKDTVDFTPNYDGTEKEPAVLPARFPNLLVNGASGIAVGMATNIPTHNLGEVISAIHMLMNNPDVTIPELMKALPGPDFPTGGVVMGKAGIRKAYETGRGSIIVRAKVDIEEQKNGKQRIIVHEIPYMVNKANLISRIADLARNKEIDGITDVNDETDRDGMRIVIDVRRDASAEVILNNLYKMTLMQTTFNFNMLAIVNGAPKILSLKQILQYYLEHQEDVVRRRTEFDLKKAQSRLHIVEGLRIALDHIDEIINIIRQSQTSEVAKGELMGNYGLSDRQAQAILDMRLVRLTGLEREKIEAEYKKLTEAIADYKDILAHRERINQIIYDELMEIQKKFGDKRRTELQVGDITNIEDEDLIEEQDIIVTLTHNGYIKRLPVDEFKSQHRGGRGVKGMGVHNDDFIEQLISSSTHDLLLFFTNSGKVYSMKGYEVPEYGRAAQGIPIINLLNIDSKEKISAVINVSHETNDDDKFLFFTTKDGTVKRTPVPEFKNIRSNGLKAINLHDDDELIDVDVIEDQQTMIIGTRNGYALSFNSAVVRSMGRGAAGVRGIRLRDNDSVIGAAPLHQDDNVLVISENGFGKQTPAKDYPIKGRGGLGVKTVNVTKKNGPLVGMTTVAGDEDIMLVTDQGVIIRFGIESVSQTGRSAVGVHLIKMDDGAKVATMAKVEKEDDSDDDAQGTEDGSATVEVTDAANPDENPENLE encoded by the coding sequence ATGTCAAATCGGATTACGGACGTCAAACTGACGAGCCAGATGAAAAACTCATTCCTGGACTACGCCATGAGTGTCATTGTTTCCCGGGCGCTGCCGGACGTTCGTGATGGGTTGAAGCCCGTCCAGCGGCGGATCCTGTACGGGATGAATGAGTTGGGAGTTACCCCCGACAAGCCCTACAAGAAGTCGGCTCGGATCGTCGGGGACGTCATGGGGAAGTTTCACCCCCACGGTGACTCCTCGATTTACGAAGGGTTAGTCCGGATGGCCCAGGACTTCAGTTACCGCTACATGCTGGTTGACGGGCACGGTAACTTTGGGTCCGTGGACGGCGATAGCGCCGCGGCGATGCGGTACACGGAAGCCCGGATGAGCAAGATCGCCTTGGAAATGCTACGGGACATCAACAAGGACACCGTTGACTTCACCCCAAACTACGATGGAACGGAAAAGGAACCGGCCGTGTTGCCGGCCCGCTTCCCGAACTTACTAGTCAACGGGGCGTCGGGAATCGCCGTCGGGATGGCAACCAACATCCCGACCCATAACCTGGGAGAGGTCATCAGCGCCATTCACATGCTGATGAACAACCCGGACGTGACGATTCCTGAATTGATGAAGGCCTTACCGGGCCCCGACTTCCCGACTGGTGGGGTCGTAATGGGCAAGGCGGGAATCCGCAAGGCCTACGAGACCGGCCGGGGGAGCATTATCGTCCGCGCCAAGGTCGATATCGAAGAGCAAAAGAACGGCAAGCAACGGATTATCGTTCATGAAATCCCGTACATGGTCAACAAGGCCAACCTGATTAGCCGGATTGCCGACCTGGCCCGGAATAAGGAAATTGACGGGATCACCGACGTTAACGATGAAACCGACCGGGATGGGATGCGGATTGTAATTGACGTGCGGCGGGACGCCAGCGCCGAGGTAATCCTAAATAACCTGTACAAGATGACCCTGATGCAGACGACCTTCAACTTCAACATGCTGGCGATTGTCAACGGGGCACCGAAGATTTTGAGCCTTAAGCAGATTCTGCAGTACTACCTAGAACACCAGGAAGACGTTGTCCGGCGCCGGACTGAATTTGACCTGAAGAAGGCCCAGAGCCGCCTGCACATCGTTGAGGGACTACGGATCGCCCTTGACCATATTGATGAAATCATCAATATCATCCGCCAATCCCAGACGAGCGAAGTTGCCAAGGGTGAACTGATGGGCAACTATGGGCTCTCTGACCGGCAGGCCCAGGCCATCCTGGATATGCGGCTGGTCCGGCTGACCGGTTTGGAACGGGAAAAGATCGAGGCCGAGTACAAGAAGCTGACCGAAGCCATTGCCGACTACAAGGATATCCTGGCCCACCGGGAACGGATCAACCAGATCATTTACGATGAGCTGATGGAAATCCAGAAGAAGTTCGGCGACAAGCGGCGGACGGAACTGCAGGTCGGTGACATCACTAACATCGAAGACGAGGACCTGATTGAAGAGCAGGACATCATCGTTACGCTGACCCATAACGGCTACATCAAGCGGCTGCCGGTTGACGAGTTTAAGTCCCAGCACCGGGGCGGTCGCGGCGTCAAGGGGATGGGCGTCCACAACGATGACTTCATCGAACAGCTGATTTCCAGCTCGACCCACGACCTGTTGCTCTTCTTCACCAATTCCGGGAAGGTCTACTCGATGAAGGGCTACGAGGTGCCAGAATACGGCCGGGCTGCCCAGGGGATTCCGATTATCAACCTCCTGAACATCGACAGTAAGGAAAAGATCAGTGCGGTCATCAACGTTTCTCACGAGACCAACGATGACGATAAGTTCCTCTTCTTTACCACCAAAGACGGAACGGTTAAGCGGACACCAGTACCGGAGTTTAAGAACATCCGGAGCAACGGACTCAAGGCCATCAACCTCCACGACGATGACGAACTGATTGACGTTGATGTTATCGAAGACCAGCAGACGATGATCATCGGGACGCGTAATGGGTATGCCCTGAGCTTTAATTCCGCGGTTGTCCGGTCAATGGGCCGGGGAGCTGCTGGTGTCCGGGGAATTCGCCTGCGGGATAACGATTCCGTCATCGGCGCGGCCCCGCTGCACCAGGATGATAATGTTCTGGTAATCAGTGAGAATGGTTTTGGTAAGCAAACACCGGCCAAGGACTACCCAATCAAGGGTCGTGGTGGTCTCGGTGTCAAGACAGTCAACGTGACGAAGAAGAACGGCCCACTGGTCGGTATGACGACCGTTGCTGGCGATGAAGACATCATGCTGGTAACTGACCAGGGGGTTATCATCCGCTTTGGGATCGAAAGTGTTTCGCAGACCGGTCGTTCGGCTGTTGGTGTCCACCTGATCAAGATGGATGACGGTGCCAAGGTCGCAACAATGGCGAAGGTCGAAAAGGAAGACGACAGTGACGATGACGCACAGGGGACTGAAGATGGCAGTGCTACTGTCGAAGTCACCGACGCCGCTAACCCCGACGAAAATCCAGAAAATCTAGAATAA
- the rpsF gene encoding 30S ribosomal protein S6, protein METRKYEITYIIRPDIEESAKSELVDRFDKVLTDNGADIAESKDWSTRRFAYPIDKYTEGTYHVVTLTTDTDEALNEFDRLSKFSDDILRHMIVKLDA, encoded by the coding sequence ATGGAAACACGTAAATATGAAATTACTTACATCATTCGTCCTGACATCGAAGAATCAGCAAAGAGCGAACTGGTAGACCGGTTCGACAAGGTTTTAACGGACAATGGTGCAGACATCGCTGAATCAAAGGACTGGTCAACTCGTCGTTTTGCTTACCCAATCGACAAGTACACTGAAGGTACTTACCACGTAGTTACTTTAACTACTGATACTGACGAAGCATTAAACGAATTCGACCGTCTTTCAAAGTTCAGTGACGATATCCTACGTCACATGATCGTTAAGCTTGATGCTTAA
- the ssb gene encoding single-stranded DNA-binding protein: MINRAVLTGRLTRDPELRYTTSGTAVVSFTLAVDRQFRNQNGDRDADFVNCVIWRKSAENFSNFTHKGSLVGVEGRIQTRNYENQQGNRVYVTEVVVDNFALLEPRQNGGMNQGGQQQPFNNGSNQPFAGQPQQQFGGNQPQTNNAPQGNPSSNNGFGGNAPANNDAPFSAGNTNNDGEQKIDVSDDELPF, from the coding sequence ATGATTAATCGTGCAGTCTTAACTGGGCGTTTAACGAGAGATCCTGAGTTGCGGTACACGACGAGCGGGACAGCGGTAGTATCATTTACCCTGGCTGTTGACCGGCAATTCCGGAACCAGAACGGGGACCGGGACGCCGACTTTGTCAACTGCGTTATCTGGCGTAAGTCCGCGGAAAACTTCAGTAACTTCACGCATAAGGGTTCCCTAGTGGGGGTCGAAGGCCGGATTCAAACCCGGAACTACGAAAACCAGCAGGGTAACCGGGTATACGTTACCGAAGTCGTCGTTGATAACTTCGCATTGCTTGAACCCCGGCAAAATGGCGGGATGAACCAGGGCGGTCAGCAACAACCATTTAACAATGGCAGCAATCAACCGTTTGCCGGTCAGCCCCAGCAGCAATTCGGTGGTAATCAGCCACAGACTAATAATGCTCCTCAAGGGAATCCATCATCAAATAACGGCTTCGGTGGGAACGCCCCAGCCAATAACGATGCGCCTTTCTCTGCCGGCAATACGAATAATGACGGCGAACAAAAGATTGACGTGTCAGATGATGAATTACCATTCTAA
- the rpsR gene encoding 30S ribosomal protein S18, which translates to MAQQRRGGRRRRKVDFIAANHIEYIDYKDTDLLRRFISERGKILPRRVTGTSAKNQRKLTIAIKRARIMGLLPFVAED; encoded by the coding sequence ATGGCACAACAACGTCGGGGCGGTCGTCGTCGTCGCAAGGTCGACTTCATCGCCGCTAACCACATCGAATACATCGATTACAAAGATACTGACTTATTACGGCGGTTTATTTCCGAACGGGGTAAGATTTTACCACGCCGGGTCACTGGTACCAGTGCTAAGAACCAACGTAAGTTAACCATCGCTATTAAGCGTGCCCGGATTATGGGTCTTCTGCCATTCGTTGCTGAAGATTAA
- a CDS encoding DHH family phosphoesterase, which produces MHKFFSRENWLFYFKHPAVRWNVCYLLLLTILSLCFAFTLNWVVGIIVFVIALVGGVTSVKQLRRLVIDANEYLNHLVYQIKQGQQEALLEMPVGLIMLNQRQEVEWINPYMARYFPLKRVVGKSLAEVDEELAQLVQQHADDTKPQVVTWRDRQFDFLVQKQHRVIYLMDVTKYEQISKRFKQEQIFLGNIYLDNYDELIQGMNDSNVSNLHNYVTSEISKWAQENQLLMKVIDDDNYLIIGHRSALQELERKKFKILDIIRENTSQQNSPVTLSVGISYGENNLIKLADTAQENLDLALGRGGDQVVVRAQDQPARFYGGKTNPMEKRTRVRARMISQALKELIDQADQLFVMGHKKPDMDSLGACLGIRRIAEMNGKECWIVVDDEQQHSDIQRLMREVDNYQNIKDHIISPSEALEKATANSLLVMVDHAKESITISPALYDQLQNRLVIIDHHRRGEEFPENPLLVYIEPYASSTCELITEMFEYQPREGKGLNKLEATTMLTGIQIDTKSFTKSAGTRTFDAASYLRSAGADGMMIQSFMKEDSQSFMQRNHLLARAEINDQIAICAGEEDRYYDSVTAAQAADMLLQISNVDASFVITKRSDGGVGVSARSMGDFNVQVVMEKMGGGGHLANAATQISGKTVAEVKQELLNLLHQRVAKDDEKTEE; this is translated from the coding sequence ATGCACAAATTTTTCAGTCGTGAAAACTGGCTGTTTTATTTTAAACACCCAGCAGTCCGCTGGAATGTCTGCTATTTGCTATTATTGACTATTCTCAGCCTCTGCTTTGCTTTTACCCTCAACTGGGTCGTAGGCATAATTGTCTTTGTCATCGCCCTGGTTGGTGGTGTCACCAGTGTTAAGCAGCTGCGGCGGTTGGTAATTGACGCAAATGAATACCTCAACCACCTGGTGTATCAAATCAAGCAGGGTCAGCAAGAGGCCCTCTTGGAAATGCCGGTGGGCTTGATTATGCTCAACCAGCGTCAAGAAGTGGAGTGGATCAACCCCTACATGGCCCGGTACTTTCCTTTGAAACGGGTCGTGGGCAAGTCTTTAGCAGAAGTCGATGAAGAATTAGCCCAGCTAGTTCAGCAACACGCGGACGATACGAAGCCCCAAGTAGTGACGTGGCGGGACCGGCAGTTTGACTTCCTGGTCCAAAAGCAGCACCGGGTAATCTACCTGATGGACGTCACGAAGTATGAACAGATTAGCAAACGCTTCAAACAGGAACAGATTTTCCTCGGCAACATCTACCTGGATAACTACGATGAATTGATCCAGGGAATGAATGATTCGAACGTGTCGAACCTCCACAACTACGTCACGTCGGAAATCAGCAAGTGGGCCCAGGAAAACCAGCTGTTGATGAAAGTCATCGATGACGATAACTATTTGATTATCGGTCATCGGAGCGCGCTCCAGGAGCTGGAACGAAAGAAGTTCAAGATCCTGGATATTATTCGGGAAAATACGTCTCAGCAGAATTCGCCGGTTACCCTCAGTGTCGGGATTTCCTACGGGGAAAACAACCTGATTAAACTGGCGGATACTGCCCAGGAAAACCTTGACCTGGCGCTAGGCCGGGGTGGTGACCAGGTCGTTGTCCGGGCCCAGGACCAACCGGCCCGCTTCTACGGTGGGAAGACCAACCCGATGGAGAAGCGGACCCGGGTTCGGGCGCGGATGATCAGCCAGGCCTTGAAAGAACTGATTGATCAGGCTGACCAGCTCTTCGTCATGGGCCACAAAAAGCCCGATATGGACTCACTAGGGGCCTGCCTCGGAATTCGCCGGATCGCGGAGATGAACGGGAAGGAGTGCTGGATTGTCGTTGATGATGAGCAGCAGCACTCTGATATTCAGCGCCTAATGCGGGAAGTTGATAACTACCAGAACATTAAGGACCACATTATTTCGCCAAGCGAGGCGCTGGAAAAGGCGACCGCTAACAGCCTCCTGGTCATGGTTGACCATGCCAAGGAAAGTATTACCATTTCGCCGGCCCTGTACGATCAGTTGCAAAACCGGCTGGTCATTATTGACCACCACCGGCGGGGCGAGGAGTTCCCTGAAAATCCCCTGCTGGTCTACATCGAGCCCTACGCTTCGTCGACCTGTGAACTGATTACGGAAATGTTTGAGTACCAGCCGCGCGAGGGGAAGGGACTGAATAAGCTGGAAGCTACAACCATGCTGACGGGGATTCAGATCGATACCAAGTCCTTTACCAAGAGTGCTGGGACACGGACCTTTGATGCGGCTAGCTACCTGCGGTCAGCCGGGGCTGATGGGATGATGATTCAGTCCTTTATGAAGGAAGATTCGCAGAGCTTTATGCAGCGCAACCACCTGCTGGCGCGAGCAGAGATCAATGATCAAATTGCCATCTGTGCCGGTGAAGAGGACCGCTATTACGACTCGGTCACGGCGGCCCAGGCGGCAGATATGCTCTTGCAGATTTCGAACGTCGACGCGTCGTTTGTGATTACCAAGCGGTCGGACGGCGGGGTCGGAGTTTCTGCCCGGTCGATGGGGGACTTTAACGTTCAAGTAGTGATGGAAAAAATGGGTGGTGGCGGTCACCTAGCCAACGCTGCAACCCAGATTAGCGGCAAAACCGTTGCGGAGGTCAAGCAGGAATTGCTGAACCTGCTCCACCAGCGGGTCGCTAAGGATGATGAAAAAACAGAGGAGTGA
- the rplI gene encoding 50S ribosomal protein L9 has translation MKVIFTQDVRGRGKRGQVKDVPDGYAQNYLIKRGLAKQATKAAMSQLAGQKRAEEKHAEEELAEAKQVKKVLESDKTVVELSGKAGTDGRMFGSISTKQIATALEKQYKLKIDKRKIELAAPIKALGYVNVPIKLHPEVTAEIRVHIAEK, from the coding sequence ATGAAAGTTATTTTTACTCAGGATGTTCGTGGACGCGGTAAGCGGGGCCAGGTTAAGGATGTTCCCGATGGTTACGCCCAAAACTACCTCATCAAGCGCGGCCTCGCTAAGCAGGCTACTAAGGCAGCAATGAGCCAGCTGGCCGGTCAGAAGCGGGCTGAGGAAAAGCACGCCGAAGAAGAACTGGCGGAGGCTAAGCAGGTCAAGAAGGTCTTGGAGAGTGACAAGACCGTAGTAGAGCTGAGCGGAAAGGCGGGGACTGATGGCCGGATGTTTGGTTCTATTTCCACCAAGCAAATCGCTACGGCCCTGGAAAAGCAGTACAAGCTGAAGATTGACAAGCGCAAGATCGAATTAGCAGCGCCAATCAAGGCTTTAGGTTACGTAAACGTGCCAATCAAGCTGCACCCTGAAGTCACGGCTGAAATCCGGGTGCACATTGCGGAAAAGTAG